In Candidatus Neomarinimicrobiota bacterium, one DNA window encodes the following:
- a CDS encoding zinc ribbon domain-containing protein, translated as MKTRSRTVFLLLAGLLSASQAQDSPFKSFIAAIWPEYDRPGVLVILTGEIANERLPLNLKFPLPEGAEVAMAIGQSDTSSNLSPLPEIRESGRRWIDTRIVKQEFQIEFYYNPFSEGDRREGEYILQLNYPLEEYHVAIQQPLGGENFRFSETGLDSISDDHGLSYMRKHISQLLPAGTPKTFSFSYINRTGRLTVDILQDMLERMPPQNLQSDTPQSGVVNRYSLPTYEPYAILCIVVVLIGVVFWQSEKKQKMSTIDMGENFCPNCGVKIDGTTNFCSNCGNKLA; from the coding sequence AGCCCAAGACAGTCCCTTTAAAAGTTTCATCGCCGCCATTTGGCCGGAGTACGATCGACCCGGCGTGCTGGTGATCCTGACGGGTGAGATCGCGAATGAGAGATTACCCCTGAATTTAAAATTTCCTTTGCCGGAGGGGGCGGAAGTGGCTATGGCTATTGGTCAAAGCGATACATCTTCCAATCTTTCACCGTTACCAGAGATTCGAGAATCGGGAAGGCGGTGGATCGATACCAGAATTGTTAAACAGGAATTTCAGATTGAGTTCTATTACAATCCATTCAGTGAAGGAGATCGAAGAGAGGGAGAATACATTCTCCAACTGAATTATCCGCTGGAGGAATACCACGTCGCAATTCAGCAACCGCTGGGTGGCGAAAATTTTAGATTCTCGGAAACGGGACTTGACAGCATCAGTGATGACCATGGTCTTTCTTATATGAGGAAGCACATATCACAGCTCCTCCCAGCAGGCACGCCGAAAACGTTCTCATTCTCTTACATCAACAGGACAGGAAGACTGACTGTTGACATCTTACAGGACATGCTGGAAAGGATGCCGCCTCAGAATTTACAGTCAGACACCCCCCAGTCCGGAGTTGTGAATCGGTACAGTCTTCCCACCTACGAACCGTATGCAATTCTCTGCATTGTTGTAGTTCTTATTGGTGTAGTCTTTTGGCAATCAGAAAAAAAGCAAAAAATGTCTACGATTGACATGGGGGAAAATTTCTGCCCCAACTGTGGAGTGAAGATTGACGGCACTACAAATTTCTGTTCAAATTGTGGAAACAAACTGGCATGA